A genomic stretch from Larus michahellis chromosome 7, bLarMic1.1, whole genome shotgun sequence includes:
- the LOC141746628 gene encoding carnosine N-methyltransferase 2 isoform X1 — MQLQKNIQVLQITEVLYFPYRTRVPSMNFEAEILTAPHDNSELYVIPSMRSLTAEEYVEAFKSFLDHSTEHQCMDEFNNEEMPNIMAGLGDGKSTINVLGVGSGTGEQDLKMIRILQAAHPGVLIDNEIIEPNPQHVAAYKELVNQAPDLHNVSFIWHQLTSLEYEQQVKEKGTHKKFDFIHMIQMLYRVEDIHNTIKFFHSCLDHHGKLLIIILSDSSGWASLWKNYRHCLPSTDSGHYVTSSGITDVLKRLGVEYRVYEFPSGWDITECFIEGDPVGGRMMDFLTGTKNFLGTAPVGLRRRLQEALCQPECSSKKDGRVIFSNNLSMIVVES, encoded by the exons aTGCAGCTTCAAAAAAACATACAGGTTCTTCAAATAACTGAAGTGCTATACTTTCCTTACAGGACTAGGGTCCCCAGCATGAACTTTGAAGCAGAGATTCTGACAGCTCCACACGATAATTCAg AGCTATATGTGATCCCTTCCATGAGAAGTCTCACAGCTGAGGAGTATGTAGAAGCCTTTAAGTCATTTTTGGATCATTCAACAGAGCATCAGTGCATGGATGAGTTCAACAACGAAGAAATGCCCAACATCATGGCTGG TCTCGGCGACGGAAAATCGACAATAAACGTTCTGGGTGTTGGAAGCGGCACAG GTGAACAGGATTTGAAAATGATCAGGATATTGCAGGCTGCACACCCGGGGGTCCTTATTGACAACGAAATCATAGAGCCCAACCCACAGCACGTGGCAGCTTACAAAG aGTTGGTGAATCAAGCTCCAGACCTGCACAATGTCTCCTTTATTTGGCACCAGCTCACTTCCTTGGAGTATGAGCAACAGGTGAAAGAGAAAGGCACGCATAAGAAATTCGACTTCATCCATATGATCCAG ATGCTGTACCGTGTGGAAGATATTCACAATACTATCAagtttttccacagctgcctCGACCATCACGGTAAACTCCTGATCATAATTTTATCAG ACAGTAGTGGATGGGCCAGCTTGTGGAAGAATTACAGACACTGCTTGCCTTCCACCGACAGCGGCCACTATGTCACCTCCAGCGGCATCACCGATGTTTTGAAGAGACTGGGTGTTGAATACCGTGTCTACGAGTTCCCGTCAGGCTGGGATATCACCGAGTGCTTTATCGAGGGGGACCCGGTCGGAGGCCGCATGATGGATTTCCTGACGGGGACAAAAAACTTCCTGGGCACGgcccccgtggggctgcggcggcggctgcaggagGCTCTCTGCCAGCCCGAGTGCAGCAGCAAAAAGGACGGGAGGGTCATCTTCAGCAACAACTTGAGTATGATTGTGGTTGAATCCTAG
- the LOC141746628 gene encoding carnosine N-methyltransferase 2 isoform X2 — MDPAPEMKRTRVPSMNFEAEILTAPHDNSELYVIPSMRSLTAEEYVEAFKSFLDHSTEHQCMDEFNNEEMPNIMAGLGDGKSTINVLGVGSGTGEQDLKMIRILQAAHPGVLIDNEIIEPNPQHVAAYKELVNQAPDLHNVSFIWHQLTSLEYEQQVKEKGTHKKFDFIHMIQMLYRVEDIHNTIKFFHSCLDHHGKLLIIILSDSSGWASLWKNYRHCLPSTDSGHYVTSSGITDVLKRLGVEYRVYEFPSGWDITECFIEGDPVGGRMMDFLTGTKNFLGTAPVGLRRRLQEALCQPECSSKKDGRVIFSNNLSMIVVES; from the exons ATGGATCCAGCCCCGGAGATGAAGAG GACTAGGGTCCCCAGCATGAACTTTGAAGCAGAGATTCTGACAGCTCCACACGATAATTCAg AGCTATATGTGATCCCTTCCATGAGAAGTCTCACAGCTGAGGAGTATGTAGAAGCCTTTAAGTCATTTTTGGATCATTCAACAGAGCATCAGTGCATGGATGAGTTCAACAACGAAGAAATGCCCAACATCATGGCTGG TCTCGGCGACGGAAAATCGACAATAAACGTTCTGGGTGTTGGAAGCGGCACAG GTGAACAGGATTTGAAAATGATCAGGATATTGCAGGCTGCACACCCGGGGGTCCTTATTGACAACGAAATCATAGAGCCCAACCCACAGCACGTGGCAGCTTACAAAG aGTTGGTGAATCAAGCTCCAGACCTGCACAATGTCTCCTTTATTTGGCACCAGCTCACTTCCTTGGAGTATGAGCAACAGGTGAAAGAGAAAGGCACGCATAAGAAATTCGACTTCATCCATATGATCCAG ATGCTGTACCGTGTGGAAGATATTCACAATACTATCAagtttttccacagctgcctCGACCATCACGGTAAACTCCTGATCATAATTTTATCAG ACAGTAGTGGATGGGCCAGCTTGTGGAAGAATTACAGACACTGCTTGCCTTCCACCGACAGCGGCCACTATGTCACCTCCAGCGGCATCACCGATGTTTTGAAGAGACTGGGTGTTGAATACCGTGTCTACGAGTTCCCGTCAGGCTGGGATATCACCGAGTGCTTTATCGAGGGGGACCCGGTCGGAGGCCGCATGATGGATTTCCTGACGGGGACAAAAAACTTCCTGGGCACGgcccccgtggggctgcggcggcggctgcaggagGCTCTCTGCCAGCCCGAGTGCAGCAGCAAAAAGGACGGGAGGGTCATCTTCAGCAACAACTTGAGTATGATTGTGGTTGAATCCTAG
- the LOC141746628 gene encoding carnosine N-methyltransferase 2 isoform X5 has protein sequence MRSLTAEEYVEAFKSFLDHSTEHQCMDEFNNEEMPNIMAGLGDGKSTINVLGVGSGTGEQDLKMIRILQAAHPGVLIDNEIIEPNPQHVAAYKELVNQAPDLHNVSFIWHQLTSLEYEQQVKEKGTHKKFDFIHMIQMLYRVEDIHNTIKFFHSCLDHHGKLLIIILSDSSGWASLWKNYRHCLPSTDSGHYVTSSGITDVLKRLGVEYRVYEFPSGWDITECFIEGDPVGGRMMDFLTGTKNFLGTAPVGLRRRLQEALCQPECSSKKDGRVIFSNNLSMIVVES, from the exons ATGAGAAGTCTCACAGCTGAGGAGTATGTAGAAGCCTTTAAGTCATTTTTGGATCATTCAACAGAGCATCAGTGCATGGATGAGTTCAACAACGAAGAAATGCCCAACATCATGGCTGG TCTCGGCGACGGAAAATCGACAATAAACGTTCTGGGTGTTGGAAGCGGCACAG GTGAACAGGATTTGAAAATGATCAGGATATTGCAGGCTGCACACCCGGGGGTCCTTATTGACAACGAAATCATAGAGCCCAACCCACAGCACGTGGCAGCTTACAAAG aGTTGGTGAATCAAGCTCCAGACCTGCACAATGTCTCCTTTATTTGGCACCAGCTCACTTCCTTGGAGTATGAGCAACAGGTGAAAGAGAAAGGCACGCATAAGAAATTCGACTTCATCCATATGATCCAG ATGCTGTACCGTGTGGAAGATATTCACAATACTATCAagtttttccacagctgcctCGACCATCACGGTAAACTCCTGATCATAATTTTATCAG ACAGTAGTGGATGGGCCAGCTTGTGGAAGAATTACAGACACTGCTTGCCTTCCACCGACAGCGGCCACTATGTCACCTCCAGCGGCATCACCGATGTTTTGAAGAGACTGGGTGTTGAATACCGTGTCTACGAGTTCCCGTCAGGCTGGGATATCACCGAGTGCTTTATCGAGGGGGACCCGGTCGGAGGCCGCATGATGGATTTCCTGACGGGGACAAAAAACTTCCTGGGCACGgcccccgtggggctgcggcggcggctgcaggagGCTCTCTGCCAGCCCGAGTGCAGCAGCAAAAAGGACGGGAGGGTCATCTTCAGCAACAACTTGAGTATGATTGTGGTTGAATCCTAG